The Triticum urartu cultivar G1812 chromosome 6, Tu2.1, whole genome shotgun sequence genome includes the window TCTCAGTTTACTTATGTTACTAATGCATGTTTCTTCTTTAGTACGAGTATTAATATTGTCAGCCATCATTCCTTGCCTATTAGGAAAACTGGAGAACATATATATCTTGCAAACAATTTGTTCCAAGTCTGCTGAATACACTACCAAGTGAGTTGAACCAAGGATTCCCCTGCTAAATTTGTGGTTGCACCTCTTTTTCCCTCCTGGACCTATCTACCAATTTTTTTGTTCACTTATCTGACATTTAAAATAGGCCATATAGTCTATAAATAATCATACTGTCAGAGAAAGCTTGGAGCAAGGGAGCTGTCAAGTGCATATTTTTTTGCACGATGTATATAGCTTTTAAGGCTAGCAGAACCTTAAGAAAAAGCTTAAAGCAAGGATGCATATAGATCTGTCAAGCATGCATGTACATGTAGTGTTTAAGGCTACCAGAACCTTCATATATGTCCATTTGTTGTATATAGTTATATCTGATGATATTGTATGAAGATTAGTTGCTCTCGATTGGCCAAATTACGGCTGTAGTTCCACATGTTTGTCAGACATGGAAATCCTATGGGAATTTTTATTGTATAATAATAATAGTTACTAATAATTATTAGTCAGTATTTGGTTTTCATTTGACAGTACTTGCCTTTCATTTGACATGCCTCATGCTTCCACGCTTAGAAAAATAATAAGGTACAAGTTAACCTACTAATGGTGTCCTACACAAAtgtcccgcagcaacgcgcggggtattATCTAGTTATAAATAAAAGTAGAACACATTCCATCATCTTCCCCATCCGCTAAACTAAATAATCCACCAGTTCCAGAATATAAGTGGTATTAGTTTTTTGGAAAGTCAAATTTCTttaatttgatcaagttcaaagcaaaAAATATCGACATCCACAATATTAaacaaaaaattatgaaaatttatTTCACGATAAATCTAATCATATTGATTTGATATTCTGGATTTTGATGTATTTCTCTACAAATTTGATCAAACTTAGAAAGTTTGACTTTTTGAAAAATAATAAACCTTATATTTTGAAACAGAGTGAGTAATTTTTTTAACAAACCCAACAACACCAAAGGCGCACCAAAGCGCGCCCACCACTTCTAGTCTTCTATAACATTATGCTCCTTAATTTGTAAGGCCTCACAGTCAATTGAGGTCTTCAATTGAAATCGGGTCATTCGATTTTGACCGAGTCAACAATTTCTCAAAGCTCTCTCATTAAATTATTTTATACTACACATTATGCTCCCTAGTGAGTTTGGCCGAGCCAAAAATTTCTCAAAACTTGCTCAGTCAATTATTTAATACTATATACTATGATTCCTAATTTTCAGGCCCTCACAAATAATTGAGGTCTTCAATTTAGAATGAGGTAATCCGATTTTGACTGGGTCAACACTTAACAAGCCCTCccatttaattattttaattcactATGTTTTTTTAATTTTAAAGCACTTTAATTCAATTGAGGTATTCAATTTTGAATTTTGGTTTACGATTTTGGTCGGGCCAATGATTTTTCAAATCAATCAGCAGAAACCAGCCTATAAAAATATATCAACCTCGCGCACCCTCCCATCACTTAGAGAAAAGAAGTGACACCATATGATACTATAACACCAATAAATATTGGTTGATAGCGGATAACACAAAATCTCGCCGCGAAATGCCCACCAAATATCTAATGGGAAGGAGCAGCAGTGATAGTACTTCGGAGGGGTCGTTCCCTCTCAATGGAGATCCTGTATGATTTGGAAATTTTGTACAATCCAAAGGACTTAGTAAAGTTCAAAACAACGAATACACACATGATTTTTGTATATATATAGCTGAGTTTGGTAGTGGGTCAATTGCTATCAATAGTGCTAATTGAAGACTTTAACTCACTAATCGTGATAGAGAAAGCTACTATCTATTAGTTACTAGCATAAGTTTCACGCAAATATTAGTACTTGAACACTGCATATCTGGCGGTGTGGACAAAATGTGAAATCGAAATTCAGTACTAGCATATAGCTCATTGCAGAGGAGCACACGCTAGGACTCGTGTACGTGAAGTTGGTCTCTTTTTCTGCAACCGATCGATACATCTCTCTCTGCAACAAATGGAAGAATCAATTCATGGATTTGCTGCTGCTCCAACTCCACAACTTTTTCTAGTGACTTATTGCCTTATATAACTTCCTTACAAATTGACTCGGTGTTCAATTCGTTGAAGAATTCCAAGGCACACCCAACACGACTCCACTCGGTGTACTAAACAAGTTTAGCACGAACCAAAAGAAAAGTGAAACTTACTAAGTATACAACTGCGATGACAATGACAACGATAATAATACATGATACACATCCCAGTATCTTGTTTTGGATCAAAAATTAACCACATATGACATGCTGTGTAAAGCGTCAACCCCCTTTTTGTTGGCACCATACTACTGCATTGTGCCACTAGCTTCATCAACTGACACAAGCATCTGTACAAGATTTTCCATGGTGGGCCTTTTTCTACTGTCTTCTTCTAGGCATGAGACAGCCAACTTGACCATCATTCTTGCTTGCAGTCTATCGAACTGGCCATTCAACCTCAAGTCAATGAAGTCAGGAAGCCATAAGTGTTGGCTTCCCTCCAGCATCATATTTTTTGTAAGCATCCTAACAACCGTTCCAAGGACCATTTCCACTTCCTCGCCGGCATTTGATGCCCAGTATGAAACACGAGCCCCCATGAGTAGTTCCAGGAGAACCACTCGGAAGCTGTAGATGTCAACCTTTGATGTTATTGGTTGGCTAGAAACCCACTCGGGAGCAATATAACCTCTAGTTCCATGAATCCTTGATACATTTTTATTGGATCCACTTCTGTTCACAAGTTTTGCAAGGCCAAAGTCGCTGATCTTTGGCTCCAAGTTATCATCCAACAATATATTTTCAGGCTTGATGTCACAGTGGATAACCCACTCCAAGCACTCATGATGAAGATAGGCCAATCCTCTTGCCACCCCTAGAGCAATCTTAAATCTTTCACTCCATCCAAGTAACCTTTCACTACTAAACAAGGTTTTATCCAAAGAACCATTCTCAACGTACTCCAAAACCAATATTCTGTGTGGTCCATCAGAACAGAATCCCCAAACCCTCACCAAATTCATATGGTAAATCCTTCCAATCACACTCAGTTCATGCTGGAATTCTTCTTCCCCTTGGTGTATGTCTGCCAAAGTTTTCACTGCTACAGCCCTCTTGTCTTTCAAGACTCCCCTGTATACAAGACCAGATGCCCCACATCCAATTCGATCCTTGAACTTTTGAGTTGCTCTCTGCAACTCCTTGTAAGTATATCTGCGAAAATGGTTGGTTACCATTTCATAGCCAACCTCAGCTGGCCATACCCCCATTAACTTTTTCCCTTCCCTTATGAACAAAAACCAGCATCCTAGTGCCACAAATATTAACTCCACACAAAATATCGCTAACAAGAACCCATACGCCAAGAACAGGTACTGTGAGTGTGATCCATTTTGACTGCTTTTAGGTTGATCCCAAAAGTTTTCTGTGAAATTTTTGCTCTTTACACTACAATTAGGAACATATTTAGGACCAAAAGGTTGCGAGTGAGGAACTGAGGACCTTGGGACCTGTAGCGTCTTAGGAATCTTGAGATGGATAGAACCACCAACAATACTTGGCCCGGTTACACCCCCAACAAGGGTCCCCTTTGGATAGCAAAGCCCGGTTCCTTGCCAGTATGCAAAACCTTTGCAATTGCAGTCCTTCAAGCATATCTTCTTGCATTCATCAAATGAAACTATGGTATTCAATCTAAGATCATTACCATGGAAGTCGGTGGCGGGTAGCTTCAGAAACATCTCCTGTCCATCACAACTGAGATTAAATTTTGGTCTGCAACCTTGGCTCCGGTCACTGGGGTCGATTATCTCATGTCCAGGGGCACAAGCACAAGCAGGCTGGGGAGTGTACACACATATTCCATTAATGCCACACAAACCAAGAACAGAGCAGGTCTGTTGATATGCCATCCACGTGACCGACCATGTTCCATCTATCTTATTTAGACTGTATAATCTAAGGTTGCCATCATAATCCAACGTTAGTCTCCTCATAACCCCATGACCCCAATCAACAGCCTTAAGAGTTAAGTTGTCACTACCAAGAAAATACCCCGAGCTATCAAGGACTCCAATTGCGTTAGTACTAAAGGCATTTCTTTTCTTTGTCCATATATCATTACTAGGAATTGGCCAATATTTTAAAGAGATATCCTTCTCATCATCAAACAGTGTGAGTATATGTTCATCATCAAAATGGAAGCTGTAGCGGCCAGGGACAAGTAGCCTACTAGCAGATACCAACTTTGCAGCACTAGTAATGTTCTGATAGGGCAGCAATGTGTCGGTAGGAGAATGGAAACTTTGCCACAGAATGATATCACCTTGGCCTTTGACGACGAGGTTCCCAGTGTCGAGCAGCTGAGCTTGCTGGGCACTCGAAGAAGACGACACATTGTTCTCCCAGACGGGGCGGCCATCGTAGTCTTCTACGGCCATCCGGCCATCCGCATCTAGCGTGACTCGGGATCGCTTGAAGTAAACGGGGTGGAGATGATTCGCGCTCCAGACCACCGTTCTTTCAGCCGTGTTGGAGTACCAAATGGAGAAGATGGAGGCAGTTTGAGAAATGTTGTTGAAGCCGCAGGTGAAAGTACCATCCGGTGAGCGGAGGACGTCGGAGCTATCCTCTACGGACATAGAGGAGCCCGGCGAGAGGAATTCGCGAGCGGAGACGCGAAGAAAGAGAAGGACCGAGGTAAGTAGTAGGAGCAGAGGGATGGAGCGTCCATCCATGTTTGGTGAGGCACTGATGAAGAGTTGATCTCTGGAATGGTCACAAATGGGGGATATTATAGGAACCATTTGGTCAGTCGCCGCTATTGCATTTGGAAGATGGTTGTGCCTTCACTTTCATAGTCGTCTCTTTGTGCTGCAAATTGTTTGTCCTGTGCACCAGTCTCCAGCTAACTACTTTCGCCTAGCTGTGCAAAGATGGTGACTGAAATCATTGGCCCGTTGACGGGGGACGACTCTGGTAGTGCATGTAGTTTCCTTCGGACAGCGCACGAG containing:
- the LOC125513101 gene encoding putative receptor protein kinase ZmPK1, which encodes MDGRSIPLLLLLTSVLLFLRVSAREFLSPGSSMSVEDSSDVLRSPDGTFTCGFNNISQTASIFSIWYSNTAERTVVWSANHLHPVYFKRSRVTLDADGRMAVEDYDGRPVWENNVSSSSSAQQAQLLDTGNLVVKGQGDIILWQSFHSPTDTLLPYQNITSAAKLVSASRLLVPGRYSFHFDDEHILTLFDDEKDISLKYWPIPSNDIWTKKRNAFSTNAIGVLDSSGYFLGSDNLTLKAVDWGHGVMRRLTLDYDGNLRLYSLNKIDGTWSVTWMAYQQTCSVLGLCGINGICVYTPQPACACAPGHEIIDPSDRSQGCRPKFNLSCDGQEMFLKLPATDFHGNDLRLNTIVSFDECKKICLKDCNCKGFAYWQGTGLCYPKGTLVGGVTGPSIVGGSIHLKIPKTLQVPRSSVPHSQPFGPKYVPNCSVKSKNFTENFWDQPKSSQNGSHSQYLFLAYGFLLAIFCVELIFVALGCWFLFIREGKKLMGVWPAEVGYEMVTNHFRRYTYKELQRATQKFKDRIGCGASGLVYRGVLKDKRAVAVKTLADIHQGEEEFQHELSVIGRIYHMNLVRVWGFCSDGPHRILVLEYVENGSLDKTLFSSERLLGWSERFKIALGVARGLAYLHHECLEWVIHCDIKPENILLDDNLEPKISDFGLAKLVNRSGSNKNVSRIHGTRGYIAPEWVSSQPITSKVDIYSFRVVLLELLMGARVSYWASNAGEEVEMVLGTVVRMLTKNMMLEGSQHLWLPDFIDLRLNGQFDRLQARMMVKLAVSCLEEDSRKRPTMENLVQMLVSVDEASGTMQ